The Shewanella zhangzhouensis genome has a window encoding:
- a CDS encoding flagellar protein FlaG: MDIALVGTTTPQQHQRAELAATPVKPLAPKDAELNRADHAQPVDAGQANGKAEEKKQQAEAEKEQLAAVAEEMSTMMSMMQKGLEFRVDETSGQPVVSVLDIASGDVIRQIPSEEALKIAQKLSEVTGLLMKTEA; this comes from the coding sequence ATGGATATTGCATTAGTTGGCACCACAACGCCACAGCAGCATCAGCGGGCTGAGCTCGCAGCGACGCCTGTCAAACCTTTGGCACCAAAGGATGCAGAGCTTAACCGCGCTGATCATGCCCAACCGGTTGACGCCGGTCAGGCAAATGGCAAGGCTGAGGAAAAGAAGCAACAGGCTGAAGCTGAAAAGGAGCAACTGGCTGCTGTTGCCGAAGAGATGTCTACTATGATGTCTATGATGCAAAAGGGGTTGGAGTTTCGGGTGGATGAGACATCCGGTCAGCCTGTAGTCAGTGTGCTGGATATAGCATCGGGAGACGTCATCAGGCAGATCCCCAGTGAAGAAGCGCTTAAAATTGCCCAAAAATTATCGGAAGTCACTGGGCTTCTGATG
- a CDS encoding flagellin, which yields MAITVNTNVTSMKAQKNLTMSNRDLATSMERLSSGLRINSAKDDAAGLAISNRLNSQVRGLDVGMRNANDAISIAQIAEGAMQEQTNMLQRMRDLTIQSGNGANSTADLTALKNEMDQLATEIDNIGSRTAFGDTKLLTGTFSTGKNFQVGHQNNEFVAVSVGKTDKTSLSIGSLTNVTSANRASALTKIDAAIAKIDGQRAKLGAIQNRLAHNISNSANTQANVADAKSRIVDVDFAKETSAMTKNQVLQQTGSAMLAQANQLPQIALSLL from the coding sequence ATGGCCATTACAGTAAACACCAACGTCACTTCAATGAAAGCGCAAAAGAACCTGACTATGTCTAACCGTGATCTGGCAACCTCCATGGAGCGTCTGTCTTCCGGTTTACGCATTAACAGTGCCAAAGACGATGCGGCTGGTCTTGCCATCTCCAATCGTCTGAACAGCCAAGTTCGTGGTCTGGACGTAGGTATGCGAAACGCCAACGATGCTATCTCCATCGCCCAGATTGCAGAAGGTGCGATGCAGGAGCAAACCAATATGTTACAACGTATGCGTGATCTTACCATCCAATCAGGTAATGGTGCGAACAGCACCGCGGATCTGACAGCGCTGAAAAATGAAATGGATCAACTTGCTACGGAAATTGATAATATTGGTTCTCGTACTGCGTTTGGCGATACAAAACTATTAACTGGCACATTTTCGACTGGAAAGAATTTCCAAGTAGGTCATCAAAATAATGAGTTTGTAGCAGTTTCAGTCGGCAAAACAGATAAGACATCACTGTCCATAGGAAGTTTGACAAACGTTACATCTGCAAACCGTGCTTCTGCTTTAACAAAAATCGATGCGGCTATTGCAAAAATAGATGGCCAGCGGGCTAAGTTAGGTGCGATTCAAAACCGTCTTGCTCACAACATCAGTAACAGTGCCAACACTCAGGCAAACGTTGCTGACGCCAAGAGCCGTATCGTGGATGTGGATTTTGCCAAAGAAACCTCTGCCATGACCAAGAATCAGGTTCTGCAACAAACCGGTTCTGCCATGCTCGCTCAGGCTAACCAGTTGCCTCAAATCGCCCTGTCTCTGCTGTAA
- a CDS encoding flagellin — MAITVNTNVTSMKAQKNLNMSSGQLATSMERLSSGLRINSAKDDAAGLAISNRLNSQVRGLEVGMRNANDAISIAQIAEGAMQEQTNMLQRMRDLTIQSANGANSPADLLALKNEMDQLVTEIDNIGKSTAFGETKLLTGTFSTGKNFQVGHQNGENVTVSVGAIDKATLSVASLNNVTSANRASALTKIDAAISKIDSQRAKLGAIQNRLAHNISNSANTQANVADAKSRIVDVDFAKETSTMTKNQVLQQTGSAMLAQANQLPQVALSLLG; from the coding sequence ATGGCTATTACTGTTAATACCAATGTGACCTCCATGAAGGCCCAAAAGAACCTGAACATGTCCAGTGGTCAGTTGGCGACTTCCATGGAGCGTCTGTCATCCGGTTTGCGCATCAACAGCGCGAAAGACGACGCCGCCGGCTTGGCAATTTCTAACCGTCTGAACAGCCAGGTGCGCGGTCTGGAAGTGGGCATGCGCAATGCCAACGATGCTATCTCCATTGCACAGATTGCTGAAGGTGCGATGCAGGAACAAACCAATATGTTGCAGCGTATGCGTGATCTAACAATTCAATCAGCTAATGGCGCCAATAGTCCTGCTGACTTGTTGGCTCTGAAGAATGAGATGGATCAGTTGGTTACAGAGATTGATAACATCGGTAAAAGTACAGCATTTGGTGAGACTAAACTTTTGACAGGTACCTTTTCAACAGGGAAAAACTTTCAAGTCGGACATCAAAACGGTGAAAATGTCACGGTTTCTGTTGGTGCAATTGATAAAGCCACATTGTCCGTAGCGAGCTTGAATAACGTTACTTCGGCCAATCGCGCATCAGCATTAACCAAGATAGATGCTGCAATCTCAAAAATCGATAGTCAACGCGCTAAATTGGGTGCGATTCAAAACCGTCTGGCCCATAACATCAGTAACAGTGCCAACACACAGGCCAACGTTGCCGACGCCAAGAGTCGTATTGTGGACGTGGATTTTGCAAAAGAAACTTCTACCATGACCAAAAATCAGGTACTGCAGCAGACTGGGTCAGCTATGTTGGCTCAGGCCAACCAATTGCCTCAGGTTGCCCTGTCTCTGCTCGGCTGA
- the flgL gene encoding flagellar hook-associated protein FlgL, which yields MRISTSQMFTQNTNNILQKQTETAKLLEQLSSGKKVNTSGDDPVAALGIDNLNQQQALVDQFLKNIDYAKNHLGIAESKLGSAEELVTGLREQILRGVNGGLSPSERQMIADEMRGSLQELLNVANTRDESGNFMFSGFKTDTEPFAFDGAGNMIYSGDAGVRDAMISRGIAMGTNVPGDMAFMTSPNALGDYAVNYLSTQAGDFKVQSAAITNPAAHVEDTYTFNFIDNGTGGVNLEVRDSANGLVTTVNNFDATNPVSFNGIDVKLEGTPAAGDSIALAPQAEVSIFDTINKAITLIEDDSRMNSPAGIAELAQLLNDTDSGLNQLSTARSVAGNNLKSLESYAGRHAEEQVVNTSALSLLEDLDYATAISEFEKQQLALNAVSNVFSRVGSVSLFDYL from the coding sequence ATGCGTATTTCTACCTCGCAAATGTTTACCCAGAACACCAATAACATACTGCAAAAGCAGACTGAGACCGCGAAGCTGCTAGAGCAGTTGTCCAGTGGCAAGAAGGTGAATACTTCGGGTGATGACCCGGTCGCAGCCTTGGGTATCGACAACCTGAATCAGCAGCAGGCGCTGGTGGATCAATTTCTAAAGAATATCGACTACGCCAAAAATCATTTGGGCATAGCCGAAAGTAAACTTGGCAGCGCCGAGGAGCTGGTTACCGGTTTGCGCGAGCAAATCCTGCGTGGGGTTAATGGCGGCCTTTCGCCCTCAGAGCGGCAAATGATTGCCGATGAGATGCGTGGCAGCCTGCAGGAACTGCTGAATGTGGCAAACACCCGGGATGAGTCCGGTAACTTTATGTTCTCCGGCTTTAAAACAGACACAGAACCCTTTGCCTTCGATGGTGCCGGCAACATGATTTACAGCGGTGATGCCGGTGTGCGTGACGCCATGATTTCCCGCGGTATTGCCATGGGGACCAATGTACCCGGCGATATGGCCTTTATGACGTCCCCCAACGCACTTGGCGATTATGCCGTCAATTATTTGTCGACCCAGGCGGGCGACTTCAAGGTTCAAAGCGCTGCAATAACCAATCCGGCAGCCCATGTGGAAGACACTTATACCTTTAATTTTATTGATAATGGTACTGGCGGCGTGAACCTGGAAGTCCGTGACAGTGCCAATGGACTGGTCACCACAGTGAACAACTTTGATGCTACCAATCCTGTGAGTTTCAATGGGATAGACGTCAAGCTTGAAGGCACGCCCGCAGCCGGCGACAGCATTGCCCTGGCACCTCAGGCAGAGGTCAGCATTTTCGACACCATTAATAAGGCTATCACCCTGATAGAAGACGATAGCCGCATGAATTCTCCCGCTGGTATCGCAGAGTTGGCACAGCTCTTGAATGATACTGACAGCGGATTGAATCAGCTCAGCACCGCCAGAAGCGTGGCAGGTAATAACCTCAAGAGCCTTGAGAGTTACGCCGGACGACACGCAGAAGAGCAGGTCGTCAATACCTCGGCGCTGTCATTGCTGGAAGATCTGGATTACGCAACGGCGATTTCGGAATTTGAGAAGCAACAGCTTGCATTGAACGCAGTCTCCAACGTGTTTAGCAGAGTTGGTTCTGTGTCCCTGTTCGACTACTTGTAG
- the flgK gene encoding flagellar hook-associated protein FlgK, which yields MSIDLLNIARTGVLASQAQLGVTSNNIANVNTEGYNRQVATQATHLSQRSGNSFYGTGTYVSSVKRVYNEYAARELRIGQTAKGAAEVSHTKMSELDQLFSQIGKAIPQSLNDMFKNINSLADLPSDLGIRSGVLGSAQQMASAINEMQRQLEGQMKQTHEQIDAITTRVNEISTELANINRELMKTMGEDMQLLDKQDALIMELSEYAQVNVIPLENGAKSIMLGGAVMLVSSEVAMSIGTAQGDPYSDELRLTATTGSSTLVVDPSKLGGQLSALYEFRDKTLIPAENELGQLSLGIANAFNEAQKAGFDMNGQVGSNIFLDINDPLIAQSRVGQYGSNTGTASLSVSVEDVGALSGSAYELKYTAPGTYELTDTLTGDVTPLTLSGSTLTGGAGFNINIDAGAFADGDRFLIRPTSGAAAQMSVVMTDPKGIAAAAPKIAADTTNSGNTMVAVTSIDNRLAANFPVTGSELTFTLNTGANTYDVTAADGTVLAAGVAYTPPSISAFGFTFEIESAGAATDSFTFDLSYGEGDNTNALAMAQLADTKLMNGGKSTIIDVFEKTKQQIGSGTKAAEVRLGSAEAIYQQAYGRVQEVSGVNLDEEAANLLRFQQSYQASARIMTTAQQIFDTLFASVR from the coding sequence ATGAGCATAGATTTATTGAACATCGCCCGGACCGGGGTACTGGCATCTCAGGCACAGCTCGGAGTCACCAGTAACAACATTGCCAACGTCAATACCGAAGGCTATAACCGCCAGGTTGCGACCCAGGCCACTCACCTGTCGCAGCGCTCCGGTAACAGTTTCTATGGCACGGGCACCTATGTCTCCAGTGTCAAACGGGTATACAACGAATATGCCGCCCGCGAGCTGCGCATCGGCCAAACGGCAAAAGGTGCCGCCGAAGTCAGCCACACCAAAATGAGTGAACTCGATCAGCTGTTTTCCCAGATTGGCAAGGCTATCCCCCAGTCGCTTAACGATATGTTCAAAAACATCAACAGCCTGGCAGATTTGCCATCGGATCTGGGTATCCGTAGCGGTGTACTGGGTTCTGCTCAGCAGATGGCCAGCGCCATCAATGAGATGCAACGTCAGCTTGAAGGGCAGATGAAGCAAACCCATGAGCAGATTGATGCCATCACGACCCGCGTCAACGAGATCAGCACTGAGCTTGCCAATATCAATCGTGAGCTGATGAAAACCATGGGCGAAGACATGCAGCTGCTGGACAAGCAGGATGCGCTGATCATGGAGTTGAGCGAATATGCCCAGGTGAATGTCATTCCGCTGGAAAATGGTGCCAAAAGCATCATGCTGGGTGGTGCTGTGATGTTGGTGTCTTCAGAAGTGGCCATGAGCATAGGGACGGCGCAGGGCGACCCATATTCAGACGAACTCAGGCTCACCGCAACCACTGGCAGCTCCACGCTGGTTGTCGACCCTTCAAAACTGGGCGGGCAGCTTTCGGCGTTGTATGAATTCAGGGATAAAACCCTTATTCCCGCTGAAAATGAACTTGGCCAGTTATCGCTTGGTATTGCCAATGCCTTTAACGAGGCACAAAAGGCCGGATTTGACATGAATGGTCAGGTCGGCAGCAATATATTCCTCGATATCAACGACCCGCTCATCGCCCAAAGCCGTGTAGGCCAGTATGGAAGCAACACGGGTACGGCCTCACTCAGCGTATCAGTCGAAGATGTGGGGGCACTCTCTGGCAGTGCCTACGAGCTTAAATACACAGCCCCGGGCACCTATGAGTTAACCGATACCCTTACAGGCGATGTGACGCCACTGACCTTAAGTGGTTCCACCCTCACTGGTGGCGCTGGTTTTAACATCAACATCGATGCCGGTGCTTTTGCCGACGGTGACAGGTTCCTTATTCGGCCCACCTCAGGGGCAGCTGCGCAGATGTCGGTAGTGATGACAGATCCCAAAGGCATTGCCGCAGCTGCGCCTAAGATTGCCGCCGATACAACGAATTCGGGTAACACCATGGTTGCTGTTACCAGTATCGACAATCGGCTGGCAGCAAACTTCCCGGTTACCGGCAGCGAGCTGACCTTTACTCTCAATACCGGTGCCAATACCTATGATGTCACCGCTGCCGACGGCACGGTGCTTGCGGCCGGAGTGGCATACACGCCGCCTTCCATCAGCGCCTTTGGCTTTACCTTTGAGATAGAGTCCGCAGGGGCTGCTACTGACAGTTTTACCTTTGATCTCAGCTACGGCGAAGGTGACAACACCAACGCACTGGCCATGGCGCAATTGGCCGATACCAAACTGATGAACGGCGGCAAGTCCACCATCATTGATGTGTTCGAAAAAACCAAGCAACAGATTGGCTCAGGCACCAAGGCTGCCGAAGTACGCTTGGGGTCTGCCGAAGCCATTTACCAGCAGGCCTATGGGCGGGTTCAGGAAGTATCCGGGGTCAACCTGGATGAAGAGGCGGCCAATTTGCTGCGATTCCAACAGTCGTATCAGGCGTCGGCGCGTATTATGACCACGGCCCAGCAAATCTTTGACACCCTGTTTGCGTCGGTGCGTTAA
- the flgJ gene encoding flagellar assembly peptidoglycan hydrolase FlgJ: protein MEKLSNASHFLDIGGLDKLRAQAKADDKAALREVAKQFEGIFVQMLMKSMRDANAVFESDSPFNSQYTKFYEEMRDQQMAVDMSQKGMLGLVDLMVQQLSPQDSPITPSSVLGGDKRFDMGEAPMMLRRDKPAEASEANHAKAPLEGASARQMAEPQLAAMNGDMATSMGFHEAPALDAPTAVSASASSAAAPLFDQLLAGKQTPSKQLESERDNPSFESRQDFIRALMPLANEAAKRLGTKPEVLIAQSALETGWGQKLVRRPDGSMSNNLFNIKADRRWEGEKAAVNTLEFEQGVAVRQRADFRVYDTLEQSFNDFVDFLKSGDRYGDALKQAARPASFVQGLQNAGYATDPQYADKVMRVMQAVTSEIKAMALGN from the coding sequence ATGGAAAAGCTTTCAAACGCCTCACATTTCCTCGACATCGGTGGCCTGGACAAATTAAGAGCCCAGGCCAAGGCCGATGACAAGGCAGCCCTGCGGGAAGTTGCCAAGCAGTTCGAGGGGATTTTTGTGCAGATGCTGATGAAAAGCATGCGTGATGCCAATGCCGTGTTTGAATCCGACAGCCCGTTCAACAGCCAGTACACCAAGTTTTATGAGGAAATGCGCGATCAGCAGATGGCTGTCGACATGTCCCAAAAGGGCATGTTGGGACTGGTGGATTTGATGGTGCAGCAGCTATCTCCTCAGGATAGCCCCATCACACCGTCATCTGTGCTGGGCGGCGATAAGCGCTTTGATATGGGGGAGGCCCCCATGATGCTGCGCCGTGATAAGCCCGCTGAGGCCAGTGAGGCCAATCACGCAAAGGCACCACTCGAAGGGGCCAGTGCGCGTCAGATGGCTGAACCTCAACTCGCTGCGATGAACGGCGATATGGCCACAAGCATGGGTTTCCATGAAGCCCCGGCTCTGGATGCACCAACAGCCGTATCGGCTTCTGCTTCCAGCGCAGCTGCGCCCCTATTCGACCAATTGCTCGCCGGGAAGCAAACCCCCAGCAAGCAGCTGGAAAGTGAGCGGGACAATCCGAGTTTTGAAAGCCGTCAGGATTTTATTCGTGCCCTGATGCCGCTGGCGAATGAAGCTGCCAAGCGTCTTGGTACCAAGCCTGAGGTGCTGATTGCCCAATCGGCACTGGAAACCGGTTGGGGCCAGAAGCTCGTAAGAAGACCCGACGGCAGCATGAGCAATAACCTGTTCAACATCAAAGCCGACAGGCGCTGGGAAGGGGAAAAAGCGGCCGTCAATACCCTGGAATTTGAGCAGGGCGTCGCGGTACGTCAACGAGCCGACTTCCGGGTTTACGACACCCTGGAGCAAAGCTTCAACGATTTTGTCGACTTCCTGAAAAGCGGCGATCGCTACGGTGATGCCCTCAAACAAGCGGCAAGACCTGCATCCTTCGTGCAGGGTTTACAAAATGCCGGGTATGCCACGGACCCTCAATATGCCGACAAGGTGATGCGGGTAATGCAGGCGGTAACGTCTGAAATCAAGGCCATGGCCCTTGGCAACTGA
- a CDS encoding flagellar basal body P-ring protein FlgI: MNIKVLLAVALLAMTVPVKAERIKDIAAVQGVRSNQLIGYGLVVGLPGTGEKANYTEQTFTTMLKNFGINLPTNVKPKIKNVAVVAVHADMPPFIKPGQTLDVTVSSIGEAKSLRGGTLLQTFLKGVDGNIYAIAQGSMVVSGFSAEGLDGSKVIQNTPTVGRIPNGALVERAVPSAFAHGDFLTFNLHRADFSTAKRMADAINDLLGPEMARALDAASVQVYAPRDASQRVSFLATLENVEVEPADESAKVIVNSRTGTIVVGQNVKLLPAAVTHGGLTVTIAENQQVSQPNALAGGDTVVTNQSTIDASQANSRMFLFNPGTSLDELVRAVNLVGAAPSDVLAILEALKMAGALHGELIVI, from the coding sequence ATGAACATCAAGGTTCTGCTTGCCGTGGCCCTGCTGGCCATGACGGTGCCGGTCAAAGCCGAGCGCATTAAAGATATCGCCGCCGTTCAGGGCGTGCGAAGTAATCAGTTGATTGGTTATGGATTGGTGGTGGGTTTGCCGGGCACCGGTGAAAAGGCGAACTACACCGAGCAAACCTTTACCACCATGCTGAAAAACTTCGGCATTAATTTGCCGACCAACGTAAAACCCAAGATTAAAAACGTGGCCGTAGTGGCAGTGCATGCCGATATGCCACCTTTCATCAAACCCGGCCAGACCCTGGATGTCACAGTGTCCAGCATAGGCGAAGCCAAGAGCCTGCGTGGTGGAACCCTGCTGCAAACCTTCCTTAAAGGGGTGGATGGCAATATTTACGCCATTGCCCAGGGCAGCATGGTGGTGTCCGGTTTCAGCGCCGAAGGGCTGGACGGCTCAAAGGTTATCCAGAATACCCCAACAGTGGGGCGTATCCCCAACGGCGCCTTGGTGGAGCGGGCAGTACCGTCTGCCTTTGCCCATGGAGATTTCCTTACCTTTAACCTGCACCGTGCCGACTTCTCTACCGCCAAGCGGATGGCCGATGCCATCAACGACTTGCTTGGGCCGGAAATGGCTCGTGCACTCGATGCAGCCTCGGTTCAGGTGTACGCCCCAAGGGATGCCTCACAGCGGGTGTCATTTCTCGCGACACTGGAGAACGTCGAAGTAGAGCCTGCCGATGAATCTGCCAAGGTGATTGTGAATTCGCGCACCGGCACCATAGTCGTTGGCCAGAATGTGAAGTTATTGCCGGCGGCGGTGACCCATGGCGGTCTGACCGTGACCATTGCCGAAAATCAGCAGGTGTCACAACCCAATGCCTTGGCCGGTGGCGATACCGTGGTAACCAACCAAAGCACCATAGATGCGTCTCAGGCCAATAGCCGTATGTTCCTGTTTAATCCGGGCACCAGCTTGGATGAATTGGTCAGGGCCGTGAATCTGGTCGGTGCTGCGCCTTCCGATGTACTGGCGATCCTCGAGGCGTTAAAAATGGCAGGCGCCTTGCATGGTGAGCTTATCGTCATTTGA
- the flgH gene encoding flagellar basal body L-ring protein FlgH: protein MLRYLMVGSLLVLAGCASTEHKPIPDDPYYAPVVPEEPPVALEPTGSIFLDSQAASLYTDIRAHRVGDIITVVLTESTQATKSANNEIKKGSDLNMDAIQALGGPVTISGNPLSLGYSDSMNTKREADADQSNSLRGNISAHVLQVLSNGNLVIRGEKWISINNGDEFIRVTGVIRPQDITTDNKVESTRVANARIQYSGTGTFANSQQVGWLSQFFLSDWWPF from the coding sequence ATGCTCAGATACCTTATGGTTGGTTCGCTGCTGGTGCTCGCAGGATGCGCCAGTACAGAACACAAACCCATTCCGGACGATCCTTACTATGCCCCTGTGGTACCTGAAGAGCCGCCGGTCGCATTGGAACCTACGGGCTCTATTTTCCTCGACTCACAGGCGGCAAGCCTGTACACGGATATCCGTGCCCACAGGGTAGGGGACATCATTACCGTGGTGCTCACCGAGTCTACCCAGGCAACCAAGAGCGCCAATAATGAAATCAAAAAGGGCTCGGATCTCAATATGGATGCCATCCAGGCTCTTGGCGGCCCGGTCACCATCAGTGGTAATCCGCTGAGTCTGGGGTATTCCGACAGCATGAACACCAAGCGTGAGGCTGACGCGGATCAAAGCAACAGTCTCAGAGGCAATATCTCTGCCCATGTGCTTCAGGTGCTGTCCAACGGCAACCTGGTTATTCGCGGTGAAAAGTGGATAAGCATCAACAACGGCGACGAGTTTATTCGGGTCACCGGGGTTATCCGGCCCCAGGACATCACCACAGACAACAAAGTGGAATCCACCCGGGTGGCCAATGCCCGTATTCAATACAGTGGCACTGGCACCTTTGCCAATTCGCAGCAGGTGGGCTGGCTCAGTCAGTTCTTCCTCAGCGATTGGTGGCCCTTTTAA
- the flgG gene encoding flagellar basal-body rod protein FlgG produces the protein MHPALWISKTGLDAQQTDIAVISNNVANASTVGYKKSRAVFEDLLYQTVNQAGGISASNTKLPNGLNIGAGTKVVATQKMFTQGNMLTTDNALDMMIEGPGFFEIQLPDGTTAYTRNGQFSLDDTGQIVTPGSGYVLQPAITIPDNATSITVSAEGEVSVKTPGAAESQIVGQLTLSDFINPSGLDPIGQNLYLETGASGTPIQGTASLDGMGAIRQGALETSNVNVTEELVNLIESQRIYEMNSKVISAVDQMLAYVNQNL, from the coding sequence ATGCATCCCGCATTATGGATAAGTAAAACTGGCTTAGATGCTCAGCAAACGGATATCGCCGTGATATCCAACAACGTCGCCAACGCCAGTACCGTCGGCTACAAAAAAAGCCGCGCCGTGTTTGAAGACCTGCTCTATCAAACTGTAAATCAGGCAGGCGGGATCAGCGCGTCCAACACCAAGTTACCCAATGGCCTGAACATAGGCGCCGGCACCAAGGTGGTGGCGACCCAAAAGATGTTTACCCAGGGCAACATGCTGACCACGGATAACGCGCTGGACATGATGATTGAAGGCCCTGGCTTTTTTGAAATTCAGTTGCCGGATGGCACCACAGCCTACACCCGTAACGGTCAATTCTCGCTGGACGATACCGGCCAGATAGTGACGCCCGGCTCCGGTTATGTGCTTCAGCCAGCCATCACCATTCCCGATAACGCCACCAGTATCACAGTGTCTGCCGAAGGGGAAGTGTCAGTAAAAACCCCCGGCGCTGCCGAAAGCCAGATTGTGGGGCAGCTGACCCTGTCTGACTTTATCAATCCCTCTGGCCTTGACCCCATAGGTCAGAACCTGTACCTGGAAACCGGTGCCAGCGGCACACCTATTCAGGGTACCGCCTCATTGGATGGTATGGGGGCAATCCGTCAGGGAGCACTTGAAACCTCCAACGTGAATGTGACCGAGGAGCTGGTCAATCTCATCGAAAGTCAACGCATCTATGAAATGAACTCCAAGGTGATTTCAGCGGTGGATCAGATGCTGGCTTACGTTAACCAGAATCTGTAA
- the flgF gene encoding flagellar basal-body rod protein FlgF, giving the protein MDKFLYIAMSGAKQNLNSLSIRANNLANANTDGFKADLEQSRSMQAFGEGLPTRVFAMTENPQASFRHGPINSTARDLDVAVKGDGWIAVEDADGNEAYTRAGSLKFDETGLLTNSQGRPVMGDAGPIVLPLPIDKVEIAQDGTITVRPQGATAEVVEEVARIKLVNPGNQNLMRGNDGLFRMMNGTTAPQDETVALESRAVEGSNVNPVEEMVALIDIQRQFELQVKMMKTAEENDKASAQLVRIG; this is encoded by the coding sequence GTGGACAAATTTCTCTATATCGCCATGAGTGGTGCCAAGCAGAATCTCAATTCGCTTTCCATTCGGGCCAACAACCTGGCCAACGCCAACACAGATGGCTTCAAGGCCGACCTGGAGCAATCCCGCTCCATGCAAGCCTTTGGAGAGGGATTGCCCACCCGGGTATTCGCCATGACCGAAAATCCCCAGGCCAGTTTCCGTCACGGTCCCATTAACAGCACCGCCCGCGATCTGGATGTTGCCGTGAAAGGCGATGGTTGGATAGCGGTGGAAGATGCCGATGGCAACGAGGCTTATACCCGTGCCGGTAGCCTGAAATTTGACGAAACCGGTTTGCTGACCAATTCACAGGGACGCCCTGTGATGGGCGATGCGGGCCCAATCGTTCTGCCACTGCCCATCGATAAGGTAGAAATTGCCCAGGATGGCACCATCACGGTTCGGCCTCAGGGGGCGACTGCCGAAGTGGTGGAAGAGGTGGCCCGGATCAAACTGGTTAATCCCGGTAATCAAAACCTGATGCGTGGTAACGATGGTCTGTTTCGGATGATGAATGGAACGACTGCACCACAGGACGAAACCGTGGCTCTGGAGAGCCGCGCAGTGGAAGGCAGTAACGTCAACCCCGTCGAAGAGATGGTGGCCCTGATTGATATCCAGCGGCAGTTTGAGCTGCAGGTAAAAATGATGAAAACCGCAGAAGAAAACGATAAAGCTTCTGCACAACTCGTACGTATTGGCTAA